A genomic segment from Leptolyngbya boryana PCC 6306 encodes:
- a CDS encoding MBL fold metallo-hydrolase, whose protein sequence is MFLTWLDSNSWLIELAGKRILLDPWLVGELVFGNLGWLFKGTRSKDRPIPDNIDLILLSQGIEDHAHPETLKKLDRSIPVVGSPSAAKVAQAIGFTSITALKPGESWTLDQLQIQATLGSQLGPGTQENGYLLTELSTGTTLYYEPHGSHPKNLKAPIDVVITPLIDLALPLVGAIIKGAESGVNLAQQVRPQVILPTAAGGDIQFEGILNSLLKAIGTVDQFRAKLAQANLSTTVIEPKPGDRIEILLPSKEVAS, encoded by the coding sequence ATGTTTCTTACTTGGCTTGATAGCAATTCTTGGCTGATCGAACTGGCTGGAAAGCGCATCCTGCTCGATCCCTGGCTCGTTGGCGAATTAGTGTTTGGCAATCTCGGATGGCTGTTCAAAGGAACTCGATCGAAAGATCGCCCCATTCCTGACAACATCGATTTGATCCTGCTCTCGCAAGGGATTGAAGATCATGCTCATCCTGAAACCTTGAAAAAGCTCGATCGCTCAATTCCAGTTGTTGGTTCTCCTAGTGCGGCAAAGGTAGCCCAAGCGATCGGATTTACATCGATTACAGCCTTGAAGCCTGGAGAAAGCTGGACGTTAGATCAGCTTCAAATTCAAGCGACTTTAGGATCTCAACTTGGGCCTGGGACACAAGAAAATGGCTACTTGTTGACCGAACTTTCGACGGGAACCACACTCTACTATGAGCCTCATGGTAGTCATCCCAAGAACTTGAAAGCTCCGATCGATGTAGTGATCACTCCTTTAATCGATCTGGCTTTACCGCTTGTTGGCGCAATTATTAAAGGTGCTGAAAGTGGAGTCAATCTTGCTCAACAAGTTCGACCTCAAGTGATTTTGCCCACAGCAGCAGGTGGAGATATTCAGTTTGAAGGCATCTTGAACTCTTTACTCAAAGCCATCGGAACAGTCGATCAGTTTCGTGCAAAACTGGCTCAAGCGAATCTATCGACCACTGTGATTGAGCCAAAGCCCGGCGATCGCATTGAAATTCTTCTTCCATCAAAAGAGGTAGCATCATGA
- a CDS encoding RNA-binding S4 domain-containing protein, translating into MMEDTIKLDQFLKFQGVVQTGGQAKMLIQAGEVKVNGTIETRRGRKLVKGDRVTTLGETIEV; encoded by the coding sequence ATGATGGAAGACACAATTAAGTTAGATCAATTTCTCAAATTTCAAGGCGTAGTCCAGACTGGAGGGCAGGCAAAAATGCTGATTCAAGCTGGAGAAGTCAAAGTTAATGGAACCATTGAAACGAGACGGGGAAGAAAATTAGTCAAAGGCGATCGCGTCACCACCTTGGGAGAGACGATCGAGGTTTAA
- the yidC gene encoding membrane protein insertase YidC produces MDFGVSFLSNNVMLPILDFFYGIVPSYGLAIVALTLVIRFALYPLSAGSIRSMRRMKVTQPVMQKRVKEVQAKYKDDPAKQQEEMSALYKEFGNPLAGCLPVVLQMPILFALFATLRGSPFSDVPYTVNFQIAPQAQVEQVAPQAFITAPQNIYLADGVHSKITAIAPAGTKLAVGEKTKIEFQTVEGKPFSALQSEYPDSRLVPKFKATVGAERIKINEDGTIEALQPGDATVQAFIPGLAADKGFLFIDQLGHVGAIDPDGTLHWDIIGMVLFFGISLYISQLISGQGSTGNAQQDTVNKITPVIFSGMFLFFPLPAGVLMYMVLANIFQTAQTFILSREPLPEHLQKLVDAEAAATAKAGGGAKKDKEGGDDSLPFEPGRKKKA; encoded by the coding sequence ATGGACTTTGGTGTTAGCTTCCTATCCAATAACGTGATGCTGCCGATCCTGGATTTTTTCTATGGGATCGTGCCGAGCTATGGTTTGGCGATCGTGGCGTTGACTTTAGTCATTCGCTTTGCCCTCTATCCCTTGAGTGCTGGTTCCATCCGTAGTATGCGTCGCATGAAGGTGACTCAGCCGGTCATGCAAAAGCGCGTGAAAGAAGTTCAGGCGAAATATAAAGACGATCCTGCCAAACAGCAGGAAGAAATGAGTGCGCTTTACAAGGAGTTTGGTAATCCTCTAGCAGGCTGTTTGCCTGTTGTGTTGCAGATGCCCATTCTCTTTGCCTTGTTTGCGACTCTGAGAGGATCGCCTTTCTCGGATGTGCCTTACACGGTGAATTTTCAAATTGCGCCTCAGGCTCAAGTTGAACAAGTTGCACCGCAAGCTTTTATTACTGCCCCTCAGAATATTTACTTGGCAGATGGCGTTCACTCAAAAATTACTGCGATCGCTCCTGCTGGGACAAAGCTCGCCGTCGGTGAGAAAACGAAAATCGAGTTTCAAACCGTCGAAGGCAAGCCATTTAGTGCCCTGCAATCTGAGTATCCTGACAGTCGTTTAGTTCCGAAGTTCAAAGCAACGGTTGGAGCGGAGCGCATCAAGATTAATGAGGATGGCACGATCGAAGCTCTTCAGCCCGGAGATGCAACGGTTCAAGCGTTTATTCCTGGACTGGCAGCCGATAAAGGATTCCTGTTCATCGATCAGCTAGGTCACGTCGGCGCGATCGATCCAGATGGCACATTGCACTGGGACATCATTGGGATGGTGCTGTTCTTTGGGATTAGCCTTTACATCAGTCAATTGATTTCCGGTCAAGGCTCAACGGGTAATGCTCAGCAAGACACAGTGAATAAGATTACGCCTGTGATTTTCTCTGGCATGTTCTTGTTCTTCCCCTTGCCTGCGGGTGTGTTGATGTACATGGTGCTGGCGAACATTTTCCAGACGGCTCAAACTTTCATTTTGTCGCGTGAACCTTTGCCTGAACATCTCCAGAAGCTGGTGGATGCCGAAGCTGCGGCGACGGCAAAAGCAGGGGGTGGAGCGAAGAAAGATAAAGAAGGTGGAGATGATTCTCTGCCGTTTGAACCCGGTCGTAAGAAAAAAGCATAA
- the pntA gene encoding Re/Si-specific NAD(P)(+) transhydrogenase subunit alpha — protein sequence MTIAIDKESGAERTPDQTPALYRKIGIPKEIYLGECRVAATPDTAQILQKYGFEVLVESGAGEAANFSNQAYLDAGCRIIVDTETLWSYADLVLKVRPPTWNSSLNKHEADLLHEGATLISFIWAAQNPELIKHLADRKATVLAMDAVPRISRAQKLDALSSMANIAGYRAVIEAAEHFGRFFTGQITAAGKVPPAKVMVIGAGVAGLAAVGTARSLGAIVRAFDTRPVVKEQVESLGAEFLELEFEEDGTGQGGYAKTMSPEFIKAEMELFAAQAKEVDIIITTALIPGKKAPTLITKEMVESMKEGSVVVDLAAEQGGNCEVTTPGQIARHHGVTIIGLTDLPSRMAAQASQLYGKNLCHLLDDMGRNDHYHVDLEDEVIRGALVLHQGEKVEPLPKVEPTSKVEPAPKAEALKVEVKAEVSKVRKSTSWIWTVLFGLGLLGIGTIAPASFLSHFTVFVLACFVGWQVIWNVKPALHTPLMSVTNAISGIIILGGMLQISGTATSATTILGAIAILIGTINIAGGFLVTQRMLKMFQK from the coding sequence ATGACGATCGCGATCGATAAAGAATCAGGGGCAGAGCGGACACCCGATCAAACCCCTGCCCTGTATAGAAAAATTGGAATTCCAAAAGAGATTTATCTAGGCGAATGCCGAGTCGCCGCAACACCTGACACGGCTCAGATTTTACAGAAATATGGATTTGAAGTATTAGTTGAATCGGGAGCCGGAGAAGCTGCAAACTTTTCAAATCAAGCTTATTTAGATGCCGGTTGCCGAATCATTGTCGATACTGAAACGCTCTGGTCTTATGCAGATCTAGTGCTGAAAGTTCGTCCGCCAACTTGGAATTCCAGCTTAAACAAACATGAAGCCGATTTATTACATGAAGGGGCAACCTTAATTAGTTTTATTTGGGCGGCTCAGAATCCAGAATTAATCAAGCATTTAGCCGATCGTAAAGCGACCGTGCTCGCGATGGATGCCGTGCCACGGATCAGCCGTGCTCAGAAATTAGATGCCTTGAGTTCGATGGCAAACATCGCTGGATATCGCGCGGTGATTGAGGCGGCTGAACATTTTGGACGATTTTTTACCGGACAAATTACGGCGGCGGGCAAGGTTCCACCTGCAAAGGTAATGGTAATTGGCGCAGGAGTTGCCGGATTGGCAGCGGTGGGAACCGCGCGATCGCTCGGTGCAATTGTGCGCGCCTTCGATACTCGCCCCGTCGTGAAAGAACAAGTGGAAAGCTTAGGGGCAGAATTCCTCGAATTGGAATTTGAGGAAGATGGCACTGGACAAGGCGGCTATGCCAAAACCATGAGTCCTGAATTTATCAAAGCAGAGATGGAACTGTTCGCGGCTCAGGCGAAAGAAGTCGATATCATCATTACAACCGCTCTGATTCCCGGCAAGAAAGCTCCCACCTTGATTACCAAAGAAATGGTAGAGAGCATGAAAGAAGGCTCAGTTGTCGTTGATTTGGCAGCAGAGCAGGGTGGAAACTGCGAAGTGACAACTCCGGGACAGATTGCTCGGCATCATGGGGTAACGATCATTGGTCTAACGGATTTGCCGAGTCGGATGGCGGCTCAAGCCAGTCAGCTTTATGGCAAAAATCTGTGTCATTTGCTCGATGACATGGGCAGAAATGATCACTATCACGTGGATTTAGAAGACGAAGTGATTCGAGGTGCTTTGGTTCTACATCAAGGTGAAAAAGTCGAGCCTTTGCCGAAAGTTGAACCCACCTCGAAAGTTGAACCCGCACCGAAAGCTGAAGCCTTGAAGGTTGAAGTCAAAGCTGAAGTCTCAAAGGTTCGCAAATCCACAAGCTGGATTTGGACAGTTCTCTTCGGATTAGGCTTACTCGGAATTGGCACGATCGCGCCTGCATCTTTCCTCAGCCACTTTACTGTCTTTGTGCTGGCGTGCTTTGTAGGATGGCAAGTCATTTGGAACGTGAAACCTGCATTGCATACGCCTTTAATGAGTGTGACGAATGCGATTAGCGGCATCATCATCTTGGGTGGAATGCTTCAGATTTCGGGGACTGCCACTTCTGCAACAACCATTTTAGGCGCGATCGCAATTCTGATCGGCACCATCAATATCGCGGGTGGCTTCTTAGTCACTCAGCGGATGCTCAAAATGTTCCAGAAATAG
- a CDS encoding DUF2808 domain-containing protein — MLLKGCSMRRTVSTLAIAGSLIAAAPLVAFAQGLPGLTIFSGVEAKNQLSYRLDFGGNSGSWDRYRFRIGREKVKLAIAQFAIDYPNYFKGTFDPKEVELLVNDKKVAIDEVKWEKENYVIEIFPKEPVPAGSNVEIIFSNVKNPNSGGMFYFNCRILTPGDVPLLRDLGTWIVTIQ; from the coding sequence ATGCTGCTGAAAGGATGTTCAATGCGTCGCACGGTTTCAACTCTCGCGATTGCGGGAAGCTTAATCGCTGCGGCTCCCCTGGTTGCGTTCGCTCAAGGTCTGCCCGGATTGACAATCTTCAGCGGCGTTGAAGCGAAAAACCAACTCAGCTATCGACTCGACTTTGGTGGAAATAGCGGCTCCTGGGATCGCTATCGGTTTCGCATCGGGCGAGAAAAAGTGAAACTCGCGATCGCTCAATTTGCGATCGACTACCCCAACTACTTCAAAGGCACGTTCGATCCGAAAGAAGTTGAACTTTTGGTCAATGACAAAAAAGTTGCGATCGATGAAGTCAAATGGGAGAAAGAAAACTACGTGATTGAGATTTTCCCGAAAGAACCTGTTCCGGCAGGTTCCAATGTCGAAATCATCTTCTCAAACGTCAAGAATCCCAATAGCGGCGGCATGTTCTACTTCAACTGTCGCATCCTCACCCCTGGAGATGTTCCTCTTCTGCGGGATCTTGGAACCTGGATCGTTACGATTCAGTAA
- a CDS encoding Jag family protein, protein MAETQLQQRGQQWLETFLKFADFPATVTAEVRETFAEKSCWLTIDHTALQPNQLEALLGSKGAVLDSIQYLASSILNIGQSEQMAYTIELNGYREKRHQELLEIAENAAAEVRETGREYEIKSLSSAERRQVHSILQGSEDIETFSRGQEPDRRLVVKLVGAGSDGD, encoded by the coding sequence ATGGCTGAGACTCAATTACAGCAGCGAGGTCAGCAATGGCTGGAAACCTTCCTGAAGTTCGCTGATTTTCCGGCAACCGTAACTGCCGAAGTACGAGAAACATTTGCTGAGAAAAGCTGCTGGTTGACGATCGACCATACTGCCCTCCAGCCGAATCAGCTCGAAGCACTGCTGGGCAGTAAAGGTGCAGTTTTAGATTCGATTCAGTATTTAGCAAGTTCGATTCTGAACATTGGGCAAAGCGAACAGATGGCTTATACGATCGAGCTAAACGGCTATCGTGAAAAACGGCATCAAGAACTGCTCGAAATTGCTGAAAATGCAGCGGCAGAAGTTCGTGAGACGGGAAGAGAGTATGAGATCAAATCGCTCTCTTCAGCAGAACGAAGACAGGTGCATTCGATTTTGCAAGGGAGCGAGGATATCGAAACCTTCAGTCGCGGACAAGAACCCGATCGACGATTAGTCGTGAAGCTAGTTGGAGCGGGTTCCGACGGAGACTAG
- the rpmH gene encoding 50S ribosomal protein L34 has protein sequence MTKRTLGGTSRKRRRVSGFRARMRTKNGQKVIQARRRKGRLRLSVSTS, from the coding sequence ATGACGAAGCGTACCCTCGGCGGAACAAGCCGCAAACGCAGACGAGTATCGGGATTTCGCGCTCGGATGCGAACCAAAAACGGACAGAAAGTCATTCAAGCGCGTCGTCGCAAAGGGCGGCTTCGCCTCTCGGTTTCGACTTCTTGA
- the prmA gene encoding 50S ribosomal protein L11 methyltransferase, translated as MSNSWWEIQVLCDAALEETAIWRFDNFGCKGASSQSQGSSCLVSAYLPQQQAQLLDLSALSLLLKQDALCMNLPAPIVQWQIIDEEDWSSSWKSYWKPQELGDRFLINPAWLPVPEKTDRIVMQLEPGVAFGTGDHATTQLCLEALEMRLSVDPQTVTIADIGCGSGILSVGALLLGAKKAYAVDTDPLAVKATHENVELNHLDPARLVVDQGSVTRLQEMIEEPVDGLVCNILAEVIIDLIPQWTPLIKPSSWGILSGILLEQAKPVADTLEANGWIVAALWKRGDWCCLNVRRS; from the coding sequence ATGTCTAACAGTTGGTGGGAAATTCAAGTTCTGTGTGATGCGGCTCTCGAAGAGACGGCAATTTGGCGATTTGATAATTTTGGCTGTAAAGGGGCATCGAGTCAGAGTCAAGGCTCGTCTTGTTTGGTTTCAGCGTATTTGCCTCAGCAACAGGCACAGTTGTTAGATTTATCTGCGTTGTCTTTACTGCTCAAACAAGATGCACTTTGCATGAATTTGCCTGCACCGATCGTGCAATGGCAAATCATTGATGAAGAAGATTGGTCAAGTAGTTGGAAGAGTTACTGGAAGCCGCAGGAACTAGGCGATCGCTTTTTGATTAATCCCGCTTGGCTGCCTGTGCCCGAAAAGACCGACCGCATTGTCATGCAGCTTGAACCAGGCGTTGCATTCGGAACGGGTGATCATGCGACGACTCAACTGTGTTTAGAAGCTTTAGAGATGCGATTGAGTGTAGATCCGCAAACCGTGACGATCGCAGATATTGGGTGTGGATCTGGCATTCTCTCAGTGGGCGCACTGCTCTTAGGAGCTAAAAAAGCTTATGCTGTCGATACTGATCCGCTAGCCGTCAAAGCAACCCATGAAAATGTAGAACTGAATCACCTTGATCCGGCGCGATTAGTCGTGGATCAAGGTAGTGTCACGCGACTTCAAGAGATGATCGAAGAACCAGTCGATGGGTTAGTTTGCAACATTTTGGCAGAAGTCATCATTGATCTGATTCCACAATGGACACCTTTGATTAAGCCTTCTTCATGGGGAATTTTGAGCGGGATTTTGTTGGAGCAAGCAAAACCTGTTGCAGATACGTTAGAGGCAAATGGGTGGATTGTCGCAGCTTTATGGAAGCGTGGCGATTGGTGCTGTTTAAATGTTCGTCGATCGTAG
- a CDS encoding helix-turn-helix domain-containing protein: MLAQDSMRISMAGVELDDHHTLLSQIEAELYRSEIYRRAVERLEAGVSEGTSAQVCLKSVAREAIRLALREMKLQEASTPKPEPKKVESPRKKVTADISESHRQECLARLGAQIRAAREARSMSIAELHSKTLVPVHQLTAIEAGQGTHLPEDVYLRGFIQRIAKALNVESTVLLDLLPAVDPVKAVLPSWYQPKQQKSISLGGMALSPVHLYLGYAAVLSGGMVWLSQHSSQPARPGAELNAPQVTPAQSDSQPTAKMSANMQVAAPERL, from the coding sequence ATGTTAGCGCAAGATTCGATGCGGATCAGTATGGCAGGCGTGGAGCTAGATGACCATCACACCCTGCTTTCCCAGATAGAAGCTGAGCTATACCGGAGTGAAATCTACCGTCGAGCCGTTGAGCGTTTAGAAGCAGGTGTCTCTGAAGGAACTTCTGCCCAAGTTTGTCTCAAATCAGTGGCACGCGAAGCAATTCGATTGGCACTGCGAGAAATGAAGTTGCAAGAAGCTTCCACACCGAAGCCAGAACCGAAAAAGGTGGAATCTCCTCGTAAAAAGGTTACTGCTGATATTTCTGAATCTCATCGGCAGGAGTGTTTGGCACGCTTAGGCGCACAGATTCGAGCCGCCCGTGAGGCGCGATCGATGTCGATCGCGGAACTGCACAGCAAAACGCTCGTTCCAGTTCATCAATTAACTGCGATCGAGGCTGGACAGGGCACCCATTTGCCTGAAGATGTCTATCTCAGAGGGTTTATTCAACGCATTGCGAAAGCCTTGAATGTTGAGAGTACGGTGTTGCTCGATTTGCTGCCTGCTGTTGACCCAGTGAAAGCTGTGTTGCCATCTTGGTATCAGCCAAAGCAGCAGAAGTCGATTTCGCTGGGTGGAATGGCGCTCAGTCCAGTGCATTTATATTTAGGCTATGCTGCTGTGCTGAGTGGTGGAATGGTTTGGTTATCGCAGCATTCTTCGCAACCTGCACGGCCGGGAGCAGAGTTAAATGCGCCTCAAGTTACGCCTGCTCAGTCTGACTCTCAACCGACTGCAAAAATGAGTGCCAATATGCAAGTTGCTGCACCTGAGAGATTGTAA
- a CDS encoding 4a-hydroxytetrahydrobiopterin dehydratase, producing the protein MTPLSLQDLEAELKNLDGWTIEQGKLHREFKFASFVEAFGFMSSLALVSEANGHHPEWFNVYNRVTVDLTTHDAGGITQKDIDWAKTANKLA; encoded by the coding sequence ATGACTCCACTTTCTTTACAAGATCTCGAAGCCGAATTAAAAAACCTGGACGGTTGGACGATCGAGCAGGGCAAATTACACCGTGAATTCAAATTTGCTTCCTTTGTCGAAGCATTTGGATTTATGTCAAGCTTGGCACTCGTCTCCGAAGCGAACGGACATCATCCCGAATGGTTCAACGTGTATAATCGCGTCACCGTTGACCTAACCACACACGATGCTGGTGGAATCACTCAGAAGGATATTGACTGGGCGAAAACTGCCAATAAACTGGCATAA
- a CDS encoding AAA family ATPase, with the protein MSFSDEFNLLLRARYPIIYIPTREEERVEAAIAQAAKLQGDRAVYTWDFVDGYQGNPNDVGFGKRNPLQALEFVEKLPMSAPAIFILRDFHRFLDDISISRKLRNLTRLLKSQPKNLVLLSSQIAIPDDLTEVLTVLEFPLPGAADIKSEIERLLSATGQQLESKNLDDLVRSCQGLSIERIRRVLARAFALHSELRSEDIELILEEKRQTIRQTQILDFYPATEAISDIGGLDNLKDWLIRRGGSFSDRARQYGLPHPKGLMLVGIQGTGKSLTAKAIAHHWHLPLLRLDVGRLFGGLVGESESRTRQMIQLAEALAPCVLWIDEIDKAFAGVDSRGDAGTTSRVFGTFITWMAEKKSPVFVVATANNIQSLPPEMLRKGRFDEIFFVGLPTQEERKSIFSVHLSRLRPHNLKQYDLDRLAYETPDFSGAEIEQTLIEAMHIGFSQNRDFTTDDILESASQMVPLARTAKEQIEFLQDWAAAGKARMASKHSPLSDRIQRQLQQPE; encoded by the coding sequence ATGAGTTTTAGCGACGAATTTAATCTCCTGCTGCGGGCGCGTTACCCCATTATTTACATCCCCACTCGTGAAGAAGAACGAGTCGAAGCTGCGATCGCACAAGCGGCGAAACTTCAAGGCGATCGTGCCGTTTACACCTGGGATTTTGTCGATGGCTATCAGGGCAATCCGAATGATGTGGGATTTGGGAAACGCAACCCGCTGCAAGCTTTAGAATTCGTCGAAAAACTGCCGATGAGTGCGCCTGCGATTTTCATTTTGCGGGACTTTCATCGGTTTCTAGATGACATTTCGATTTCGCGAAAATTGAGAAATTTAACGCGATTGCTGAAGTCTCAGCCTAAGAATTTAGTTTTACTTTCATCGCAGATTGCGATTCCCGATGATCTGACCGAAGTGCTCACCGTTTTGGAGTTTCCACTGCCAGGAGCCGCAGATATTAAGTCTGAGATTGAGCGACTGTTAAGTGCTACAGGTCAGCAGCTTGAGAGTAAGAATTTGGATGATTTGGTGCGATCGTGCCAGGGTTTATCGATCGAGAGAATTCGGCGCGTTCTCGCTCGTGCTTTTGCCTTACATAGCGAACTGCGCTCTGAAGATATTGAATTGATTTTGGAAGAAAAACGCCAAACGATTCGGCAAACTCAGATTCTCGATTTCTATCCCGCAACGGAAGCGATTTCGGATATTGGCGGATTGGATAATCTCAAAGATTGGCTGATTCGGCGCGGTGGATCATTTAGCGATCGTGCTCGACAATATGGATTACCGCACCCAAAAGGCTTAATGCTCGTCGGCATTCAAGGGACAGGAAAATCTTTAACGGCAAAAGCGATCGCGCATCATTGGCATTTGCCGCTGCTGCGCTTGGATGTTGGGCGTTTGTTTGGTGGCTTAGTCGGAGAATCCGAATCGCGCACTCGTCAAATGATTCAACTCGCAGAAGCGCTTGCGCCTTGTGTGCTTTGGATTGATGAGATCGATAAAGCGTTTGCAGGAGTCGATAGTCGAGGCGATGCGGGAACAACGAGCCGCGTCTTCGGAACTTTTATCACTTGGATGGCTGAGAAAAAATCTCCTGTCTTTGTCGTGGCAACTGCGAATAACATTCAATCTTTGCCGCCAGAGATGCTGAGAAAAGGGCGATTTGATGAAATTTTCTTTGTGGGATTGCCGACTCAGGAAGAACGGAAATCAATTTTTTCAGTGCATCTGTCTCGGCTGCGTCCGCACAATTTGAAACAATATGACCTCGATCGCTTAGCTTACGAAACTCCAGACTTTTCAGGAGCCGAAATCGAGCAGACATTGATCGAAGCCATGCACATTGGATTTAGTCAAAATCGGGATTTCACCACCGATGACATTCTCGAATCCGCGAGTCAGATGGTGCCACTTGCCCGAACTGCGAAAGAGCAGATTGAGTTTTTGCAAGATTGGGCAGCGGCTGGCAAGGCTCGGATGGCTTCTAAACATAGTCCCTTGAGCGATCGCATTCAACGACAGTTACAACAACCCGAGTAA
- a CDS encoding YceD family protein, producing the protein MLIRTITTLRNIMEAIHIPRLTQCPEQTQKIEFKTLLKDLKTLTPVQGWLKVAHRGNFLEVSAHAETIVTLTCHRCLQQFNHRLEIEPSELIWLDETADQLDELPLDQDLSMDDLVETLPPHGYFDPESWLYEQLSLEIPQRQLCQQDCAGIEVADEVKNPGIDQRWASLQSLKGKLN; encoded by the coding sequence ATGCTGATCAGAACGATTACGACTCTAAGAAACATCATGGAAGCGATTCATATTCCTCGGCTGACTCAGTGCCCTGAACAAACCCAGAAGATTGAGTTCAAAACCCTCCTCAAAGATCTCAAAACGCTGACTCCGGTTCAAGGCTGGCTGAAGGTGGCTCACCGAGGGAATTTTCTCGAAGTCTCGGCTCACGCTGAAACGATCGTCACCTTAACGTGTCATCGTTGTTTGCAGCAATTTAATCATCGATTAGAGATCGAGCCGAGTGAATTGATTTGGCTCGATGAAACGGCTGATCAACTCGACGAACTCCCACTGGATCAAGATTTATCGATGGATGATCTGGTCGAAACCTTGCCGCCGCACGGTTACTTTGATCCAGAAAGTTGGCTCTATGAGCAGCTTTCCCTGGAAATTCCGCAGCGCCAACTCTGTCAGCAAGACTGTGCGGGCATTGAGGTAGCAGATGAAGTGAAGAACCCAGGCATCGATCAACGCTGGGCATCCTTGCAGTCATTGAAAGGAAAACTCAATTGA
- a CDS encoding HD domain-containing protein, whose product MFVDRRNWLRKRWRFSDPLFWQLIAAYSSQDRYYHTVEHLYHVLSMLEQLGGESIALNLAAWFHDAVYDTHAQDNEENSAELAAALFPEFEQIHQVRNLILCTKTHQAFDAESQILLDADLAILSTEPEHYQSYAAAIRKEYFWVTDEDYRIGRSRVLESFLHRDRIYSTPTMQAREAIARRNLDAELQRLAHL is encoded by the coding sequence ATGTTCGTCGATCGTAGAAATTGGTTGCGCAAACGCTGGCGTTTTTCAGACCCACTATTTTGGCAGTTGATTGCAGCGTATTCGAGCCAAGATCGTTACTATCACACGGTTGAGCATCTCTATCACGTTCTCTCAATGCTAGAGCAGTTAGGCGGAGAGTCGATTGCGCTGAATCTTGCGGCATGGTTTCATGATGCCGTGTATGACACTCATGCTCAGGATAATGAGGAGAACAGCGCTGAGCTTGCAGCAGCTTTATTTCCTGAATTTGAGCAGATCCATCAAGTTCGCAATTTGATTCTTTGTACGAAAACCCATCAAGCATTTGATGCAGAAAGTCAGATTCTCTTAGATGCAGATTTAGCAATTCTCAGCACTGAGCCAGAACACTATCAGAGCTATGCTGCTGCAATTCGGAAAGAGTATTTTTGGGTAACAGACGAGGATTATCGAATTGGGCGATCGCGAGTGTTAGAAAGTTTTTTGCACCGCGATCGCATTTATTCCACACCCACGATGCAGGCAAGAGAAGCGATCGCACGCCGCAATCTTGATGCAGAATTGCAACGATTAGCTCATCTTTAA
- a CDS encoding PH domain-containing protein, whose translation MAVKEEVFYEGGPHMGDLIINVLLGFTVICLPLTVGAIVRALWLRYRITNRRISVTGGWQGRDRADVIYSEITKVVTVPRGIGSYGDMVLTLRDGSRVELRAVPKFRDVYDFINERLSERAKKVSGSLGSQP comes from the coding sequence ATGGCAGTTAAAGAAGAAGTCTTCTACGAAGGTGGCCCTCACATGGGGGATCTCATTATCAATGTGCTGCTTGGGTTCACGGTGATTTGCTTGCCGTTGACCGTTGGTGCGATCGTGCGTGCCCTTTGGTTGCGCTATCGGATTACGAATCGACGGATCAGTGTGACGGGCGGCTGGCAAGGGCGCGATCGTGCCGACGTGATTTATTCCGAAATTACGAAGGTCGTAACCGTACCGCGTGGGATCGGATCTTACGGCGATATGGTGTTGACGCTTCGAGATGGCAGCCGTGTTGAACTACGCGCTGTGCCTAAGTTTCGGGACGTTTACGATTTCATTAACGAGCGGCTTTCTGAGCGCGCCAAAAAAGTCAGTGGAAGTCTCGGAAGTCAACCCTAG
- the rnpA gene encoding ribonuclease P protein component translates to MLPQENRLRHRRDFDAVYQRGFRRGSRCFTLRVLKTPEQPTQIGISISKKVSKRAVIRNRIKRQVRAILRNFLPRLNAGFSIVIGVRIEAVECDYPQYLQELEQLLIKAEVLNGS, encoded by the coding sequence TTGTTACCTCAGGAAAATAGGCTCAGACATCGACGAGATTTTGATGCTGTTTATCAGCGCGGATTTCGTCGAGGATCGCGCTGTTTTACGCTCAGAGTGCTAAAAACGCCTGAGCAACCGACCCAGATTGGCATTTCAATCAGCAAAAAGGTCAGCAAGCGAGCCGTCATTCGCAACCGAATTAAACGTCAAGTGAGAGCAATTTTGCGGAATTTCTTGCCGCGTCTGAACGCTGGATTCTCGATCGTGATCGGAGTCCGGATCGAGGCGGTTGAGTGTGATTACCCTCAATATCTGCAAGAATTAGAGCAGTTATTGATAAAAGCTGAGGTGCTGAATGGCAGTTAA